Proteins encoded together in one Meles meles chromosome 7, mMelMel3.1 paternal haplotype, whole genome shotgun sequence window:
- the LOC123946288 gene encoding apolipoprotein L3-like translates to MTSGARGLSPESERFLEVVIETFWNIVTRERLYLLLSDHESWERFVAEATLSREEAEVLREGLNELQRTMDLEAEEHLARKRFLNMFPELKLKIEKHIRKLKQLADEVDRVHRGCTIANVASGSAGAASRVLSILGLVLAPYAAVPCLAASAFATALGAASSVTGLCTSIVENFREFSAIYESNHPISSDTDEVEVFLRFLYRHIDSNLSLITELHRHPNDLAHRVNVIRAARGNPELAVQAQLFTRGLPVSGRTARRVQNTFQGTALAMTRGARITGGVFSVFSFASDVYDLVRHSRHLQEGAKAESAEVMRQRAQELESKLEKLTEFYERLRESPLP, encoded by the exons ATGACCTCGGGAGCCCGTGGGCTCAGCCCAG agAGTGAACGTTTTCTTGAGGTGGTCATTGAGACTTTCTGGAACATAGTGACGCGTGAGCGACTATACCTACTGCTGAGTGACCATGAATCCTGGGAGAGATTTGTGGCTGAGGCCACTTTGTCCAG GGAGGAGGCAGAAGTCCTACGTGAAGGTCTGAACGAGCTGCAAAGAACCATGGATCTGGAGGCTGAAGAGCACCTGGCTAGGAAGAGGTTTCTGAACATGTTTCCCGAGTTGAAACTCAAGATTGAGAAGCACATAAGAAAGCTCAAACAGCTCGCAGATGAGGTGGACAGGGTACACAGGGGCTGCACCATCGCCAACGTAGCATCCGGCTCTGCTGGGGCAGCGTCCCGTGTCCTGAGCATCCTCGGTCTTGTTCTGGCGCCTTATGCAGCAGTGCCCTGTCTGGCAGCGTCAGCGTTTGCAACCGCGCTGGGAGCAGCATCGTCTGTGACCGGATTGTGCACCAGCATTGTGGAAAATTTCAGAGAGTTTTCCGCCATCTACGAATCGAATCACCCGATATCAAGTGATACTGATGAAGTCGAGGTATTTCTAAGGTTTCTGTATCGCCACATAGACTCTAATCTTTCCTTAATAACTGAGTTACATAGACACCCAAATGACCTTGCACATAGAGTTAATGTCATCAGGGCAGCCAGGGGGAACCCTGAGCTGGCTGTCCAGGCCCAGCTGTTCACAAGAGGTTTGCCTGTCTCAGGTCGAACTGCCAGGCGGGTGCAGAACACTTTTCAAGGCACTGCTCTGGCAATGACCAGAGGAGCCCGGATCACTGGTGGGgttttctcagttttctcttttgcatCAGATGTGTATGATCTTGTGAGACACTCAAGGCACTTGCAAGAGGGAGCAAAGGCAGAGTCCGCTGAAGTCATGAGGCAGCGAGCCCAGGAGCTGGAGAGCAAGTTGGAGAAGCTCACCGAGTTCTATGAACGTCTGAGGGAGAGCCCGCTTCCGTGA